The Archangium lipolyticum genome contains a region encoding:
- a CDS encoding FAD-dependent monooxygenase: protein MRGAERKVLVIGGGIGGLTAALALRRSGWEVEVFEQAPRLREVGSGLMLSPNAMRVLFGLGLRHVAERGAEMTHFEMCSWRGTPLVRGSSAELGFCADAPPTLFHRAALHGALHEALGNEGVHLGARLARFEDDGRTVRAWFEDGREARGDVLVGADGLRSVVRARLHPGEPLRYAGYPCWRGLVRSFEHPALPRGILRETQGAGVRFAAGYVREDLVYWWATVNWPQEKPVPGGDKAFLLETFRTAHAPISELIAATDEADVLRNDLHDRLSLERWGEGRVSLLGDAAHPMMPNLGQGACSAIEDAVVLAAALEETEDIASGLRRYEARRQSRTSWLQRGSWMFGVVGQWQNPLAVWLREQSIRLTPMRVMMKQYEQLWNWRLEAGR from the coding sequence ATGCGCGGAGCGGAGCGGAAGGTCCTGGTCATTGGCGGTGGCATTGGCGGGCTGACGGCGGCACTCGCCTTGCGGCGGAGCGGCTGGGAGGTGGAGGTGTTCGAGCAGGCGCCGCGACTGCGCGAGGTGGGCTCGGGGCTGATGCTCTCCCCCAACGCCATGCGCGTGCTGTTCGGGCTGGGGCTGCGGCACGTGGCGGAGCGGGGGGCGGAGATGACGCACTTCGAGATGTGCTCGTGGCGAGGGACTCCGCTCGTGCGGGGCAGCTCGGCGGAGCTTGGGTTCTGCGCGGATGCGCCGCCCACGTTGTTCCACCGCGCGGCCCTGCACGGGGCGCTGCACGAGGCACTCGGAAACGAAGGGGTGCACCTGGGGGCACGGCTGGCGCGCTTCGAGGACGATGGGCGCACCGTGAGGGCCTGGTTCGAGGATGGACGCGAGGCGCGTGGGGATGTGCTGGTGGGGGCGGACGGCCTGCGCTCGGTGGTACGTGCGCGGCTCCACCCGGGCGAGCCCCTGCGCTACGCCGGCTATCCGTGCTGGCGCGGCCTGGTGCGCTCCTTCGAGCACCCGGCGCTCCCTCGAGGCATCCTTCGCGAGACCCAGGGAGCGGGGGTCCGCTTCGCCGCGGGCTACGTGCGAGAGGACCTCGTCTACTGGTGGGCCACGGTCAACTGGCCCCAGGAGAAGCCCGTCCCCGGGGGCGACAAGGCCTTCCTGTTGGAGACCTTCCGGACGGCGCACGCCCCCATTTCCGAGCTCATCGCGGCCACGGATGAGGCGGATGTGCTCCGCAATGATCTCCATGACCGCCTGTCGCTCGAACGGTGGGGCGAGGGGAGGGTGTCGCTGCTGGGGGACGCCGCCCATCCGATGATGCCCAACCTGGGGCAGGGGGCGTGCTCTGCCATCGAGGACGCCGTCGTACTCGCCGCTGCGTTGGAGGAGACGGAGGACATCGCGAGCGGGCTGCGGCGCTACGAGGCCCGGCGTCAGTCGCGGACCTCCTGGTTGCAGCGGGGCTCGTGGATGTTCGGCGTCGTCGGGCAGTGGCAGAACCCGCTGGCGGTCTGGCTTCGCGAGCAGTCCATCCGGCTGACGCCCATGCGCGTCATGATGAAGCAGTACGAGCAGCTCTGGAACTGGCGGCTGGAAGCTGGCCGGTAG
- a CDS encoding TetR/AcrR family transcriptional regulator, which yields MAEGLRERNKREKLERAKKAARELFARQGFEATTIRQIAEHAGIGLGTLYSYVQTKHELLDLVFLDDWGRVEDESYASLPEDAGLVDALLHVFGRMMDHYARDPEMSRLYVRETLFPGAGDMGPRLERGLRVIQRVGGLVGRAQQRGEVDSRIEPLSAATNLFGLYLFHLSAWLSGIRGQEDTRAALRTSLELQLRGLRPDTSPGRKSRT from the coding sequence ATGGCCGAGGGTCTTCGGGAGCGCAACAAGCGCGAGAAGCTGGAGCGGGCCAAGAAGGCGGCGCGGGAGTTGTTCGCCCGCCAGGGCTTCGAGGCCACCACCATCCGGCAGATCGCCGAGCACGCCGGCATCGGCCTGGGCACGCTCTACTCCTACGTCCAGACGAAGCATGAATTGTTGGATCTCGTCTTCCTCGACGACTGGGGGCGCGTGGAGGACGAGTCCTATGCCTCCCTCCCGGAGGACGCGGGTCTGGTGGATGCACTCCTGCACGTCTTCGGCAGGATGATGGACCACTACGCGCGCGACCCGGAGATGTCCCGCCTCTATGTCCGCGAGACCCTCTTCCCCGGAGCGGGCGACATGGGGCCCCGGTTGGAGCGTGGCCTGCGCGTCATCCAGCGAGTGGGCGGGCTCGTCGGGCGCGCCCAGCAGCGGGGTGAGGTGGACTCGCGGATCGAGCCCCTCTCCGCCGCCACCAACCTGTTCGGGCTGTACCTCTTCCACCTCTCCGCCTGGTTGAGCGGCATTCGAGGGCAGGAGGACACCCGGGCCGCCCTGCGCACCAGCCTGGAGCTTCAACTGCGCGGTCTCCGGCCCGACACCTCCCCCGGACGCAAGAGCCGGACTTGA